CACATCGTACTGGGCGGCCACGGCAAGCTCCTCCACCAGGAACTGGAAGGAGTAGTCGCCGACCACGCCGACCACCTCGGCGTCCGGGCGCGCCTTCTTCACCCCGATGGCCGCCGGGATCTCCCAGCCGAGCGGGCCTGCCTGCCCGCACACCTGGTAGTGCCGCGGCTTGTGCGCGCGCTGGAACTGCCCGGACCAGATCTGGTACAGCCCGATCGCGGTGACGAAGTAGGTGTCCTCGCCGTAGGTGTCGTTGATCTCGGCGAACACCCTGGGCGCCTTGATCGGTGCCTGGTCGAAATCCGCCCGGCGGGGCAGTTCCCGCTTCAGCTCGGTCAGCCGGTGCACCCAGGCCTCGCCCGCTCGCGGTGCCGCGCGGCGCTGTGCCACGGCGAGCAGCTCGGTTAGGAAGGCCCCGGTGTCGGAGACGATGCCCAGGTCCGGGCCGAAGACCCTGCCGATCTGGGTCGGCTCGATGTCCACGTGGATGAACCTGCGCTCGCCCCGGTAGACCTCCAGTGCCCCGGTGTGCCGGTCGCCGAACCGGGCGCCCAGTGCCAGCACCAGATCGGACTCGAGGAAGGCGGCGTTGGCCCAGCGCTGCGAGGTCTGGATGCCCGCCATCCCGGCGAACAGCTCGTGATCCTCTGGGAAGGTGCCCTTGCCCATCAGGGTCACCCCCACCGGGATGCCGAGCCGCTCGGCCACCGCGCGTAGTTGCTCGCTCGCCTCGCCGAGCACCACGCCACCGCCGGCCAGCAGCAGCGGCCGCTGCGCGGCCAGCAGCAGGTCCAGCGCGCGTTCCACCCTGGCCGGATGCGGAAGCACCGCGGGCACCGGCAACGGCGCGTCGATGCCCGCGTCCCATTCGATGTCCTGTTTCTGCACGTCGAGGGGGAGGTCGATGAGGACGGGGCCGGGGCGGCCGGAGCGGGCGATCCGGAATGCCTCCCGGAAGATCCAGGGGGCCTGCGCCGCCTCCTTCACCTGCACCGCCCATTTGGTCACCGGCTTGGCGATCTCCACGATGTCCACCGCCTGAAAGGCCTCCTGGTGCAGCTTTGTCGACACCGCCTGGCCGGTGATGCACAGGATCGGGATGGAGTCCGCCTGCGCGGTGTACAGCCCGGTGATCATGTTCGTGCCCGCTGGGCCGGAGGTGCCGATGGCCACGCCCACGTTCCCTGTGGTGCGTGCCCAGCCGTCGGCCATATGCGTGGCACCCTCCTCGTGCCGCACCACGAGGTGTTCGATCCCGCTGCCCTGAAGTGCCTGGTAGAGCGGCAGGATGGCCGCGCCGGGGCACCCGAAGGCGGTGTCCACTCCCTCGCTGGCGAGCACGTCGGCAACGGCCTGCATGGCCGGAACTCTCGGCATGATTTCTCCCGCTGTTATCGGCCGGAAAGCTGCTCGGTCACGGTGAGCAGCGCGGAATGGTCCAGTGACCCGTTGCCCATCGCCCGCGCCGCCGCGACGAGCTGGGCGAGCAGGCCGGTCATCGGCAGCGATACCTCGGCCCGGCGCGCGGCGGCCAGCGCGATGCCCATGTCCTTGTGGTGCAGGTCGATCCGGAATCCGGGCTCGAACCGGCGGGCGACCATCGACTCGCGTTTCAGCTCCAGGATCCGGCTGCCCGCGAGGCCGCCCGCCAGCACGTCCAGTCCGGTGGCCGCGTCCACCCCGGAGGCCTCCAGCAGCACGATCGCCTCGCCGACCAGGCCGTAGATCCCGCCGACCACCAGCTGGTTCGCGGCCTTGACCACCTGGCCCGCGCCGTGCGGCCCGACGTGCACGATCGTCTTGCCGAGCGAGTCGAAAAGCGGCTTCGCCGCGGCGAAGTCGGCCGCGTCTCCACCGACCATGATGGACAGTGCGGCCTGCTTGGCGCCGGCCTCGCCACCGGAGACCGGGGCGTCCAGCACCCGGATTCCCTTCTCCGCGCCGACCTTGGCCAGCTCGACCGAGGTCTCCGGCCGGATCGTGCTCATGTCGATCAGCAGGGTGTCCGGTTTGGCGGCCTCCAGCACCCCGCCGGTGCCGAGCACGACCTGCTCGACCTGCGGGTGGTCGGGCAGCATGGTGATCACCACATCGGCACCGGCAACGGTGTCGGCCACGCTGCCCGCGGCCTGCCCGCCCACCGAACGCAGCTTGTCCACGGGCTCGGTGCTGAGGTCGTACCCGGTCACGGTGTGCCCTGCGGCGGCAAGGTGCCCGGCCATCGGGCTGCCCATGATGCCGAGCCCGACGAATCCCACGTTCGTCATCACAGTCCCCTTCTCTCGTGCGCGAGCCAGCCGAAGGACTCGGAGCTGGCACCGCTGGGCTTGTACTCGAGGCCGACGAACCCGCGGTATCCCGCGCCGTCCAGTGCGGCGAGGTGGCCGTGCAGGTCCAGCGAGCCCGTTCCCGGCTCGTTACGGCCGGGCACGTCGGCGATCTGCACGTGCCCGATGCGCGGGGTGTGCTCGGTGGCCAGCGCGTCCAGATCCTCGGAGTTGACCGCGAGGTGGTAGAGGTCGGCGAGCAGGAACACGTTGTCCCGGCCCGCCTTGTCCACGACCGCCAGCGCGTCGGACACGGTGCGCAGCGGGTACCGGGGTGCCCCGGACAGCGGTTCCAGCACCACCCGCGCGCCGATCCGTGCCGCGGCGGTCGCCGCACGGTCCAGGTTCACCAGTGCGAGTTCGTCCTGTGTGGACTCCGATACGTCCTCGATCCGGTTGCCGTACAACGCGTTGAAGCACAGGCAACCCAGTTGATCGCCGAGCCCGATCGCGATGTCCACGCTGTCGGCGAACTCGGACTCCCTTCCGGTCCAGGACAGCAGCCCGCGGTCGCCGCCTGCCATGTCCCCGGCGAAGAAGTTCAACCCGGCCAGCGCCACCCCGGCGTCGTTGACCGCCCGGGCGAACTCGGTGACCTCCTTGTCGCCGGGGGCCGCCTGGGTGAACGGCCACCAGAACTCGACCGCGTCGAAGCCAAGCGCCTTGGCCGCGGCGGGCCTGCGCAGCAGGGGTAACTCGGTGAACAGGATCGACAGGTTCACGTCGTAGCGCAGGTCATGACCCGGTTCGCTCATCCGGCACCTCGCGTAGTTTCACTATACGAAAGTTTGATTTCACATAACGACAGTAGCCGTGTGGCCTGGGTCTCGTCAACGGGATACCGTGCCCGCGTGGAGCTGGAAGTGGAGTTCACGAGCGAGCCGTTCCGCGGCGAGGGCGAACCGCCGGAACACGCGGTGCGGGCCGAGCTGGCCGCGAGCATGGCCGGGCTGACCACGGATTTCGGGCCGCTCGGCACGGCCGCCCGTGGCGAGCGGGAGGCCGTGCTGGACGCCCTGCCCGCGATCGCGCGGGCGGCACTGGACGGGGGCGCAACCCGGCTGACGCTGCGCCTGCGCCGGGAGGGCGAGCCTTCCCCCGCCGTGGCGCACCCCAGCGTGCTGGACCGGTTCGTGGCCGAGGTCGAGGCCGAACTGGGCAGCCCGCTGGCCGAGCTGGACCGGACAGGCAAGCAGCGGGCCGTCCGGCTGCTGGACGAGCGCGGGGCGTTTCAGCTGCGGAAGTCCGTGGCCGCGGTGGCGGAGTCGCTCGGCGTCACCCGGTTCACCGTGTACAACTACCTGAACCGGGACTAGTCACCGGCAACCAAGATCATTTTCAACAAAGTGTTGACGACCACACGGCCTGGTCGTACTGTTCTCGAAAACCAGAATTTCGTTTCCGCGATATAGAAAACTGGTTGTCGCGATGTCATCTTCTTCGCCTGCCGCCCCGCTGGGGCTGGCCGAGTTCAACACCGCCGATCCGGAGCGGCTGCGGCCGTTGCTCACCGAATGCCTCGCCGTGCGGCGCTGGGTGGACGCGGTGCTGGCCGGGCGGCCCT
The sequence above is drawn from the Amycolatopsis aidingensis genome and encodes:
- the gcl gene encoding glyoxylate carboligase encodes the protein MPRVPAMQAVADVLASEGVDTAFGCPGAAILPLYQALQGSGIEHLVVRHEEGATHMADGWARTTGNVGVAIGTSGPAGTNMITGLYTAQADSIPILCITGQAVSTKLHQEAFQAVDIVEIAKPVTKWAVQVKEAAQAPWIFREAFRIARSGRPGPVLIDLPLDVQKQDIEWDAGIDAPLPVPAVLPHPARVERALDLLLAAQRPLLLAGGGVVLGEASEQLRAVAERLGIPVGVTLMGKGTFPEDHELFAGMAGIQTSQRWANAAFLESDLVLALGARFGDRHTGALEVYRGERRFIHVDIEPTQIGRVFGPDLGIVSDTGAFLTELLAVAQRRAAPRAGEAWVHRLTELKRELPRRADFDQAPIKAPRVFAEINDTYGEDTYFVTAIGLYQIWSGQFQRAHKPRHYQVCGQAGPLGWEIPAAIGVKKARPDAEVVGVVGDYSFQFLVEELAVAAQYDVPFVLIMLNNEYLGLIRQAELGYGMNYQVDIHYDSYGTDNVKIMQAYGCSGTRVLEAADIRPSLEWARKEAERTSRPVLVEIMIEREANAAMGTALDNVVEFDPVT
- a CDS encoding 2-hydroxy-3-oxopropionate reductase, producing MTNVGFVGLGIMGSPMAGHLAAAGHTVTGYDLSTEPVDKLRSVGGQAAGSVADTVAGADVVITMLPDHPQVEQVVLGTGGVLEAAKPDTLLIDMSTIRPETSVELAKVGAEKGIRVLDAPVSGGEAGAKQAALSIMVGGDAADFAAAKPLFDSLGKTIVHVGPHGAGQVVKAANQLVVGGIYGLVGEAIVLLEASGVDAATGLDVLAGGLAGSRILELKRESMVARRFEPGFRIDLHHKDMGIALAAARRAEVSLPMTGLLAQLVAAARAMGNGSLDHSALLTVTEQLSGR
- a CDS encoding hydroxypyruvate isomerase family protein — encoded protein: MSEPGHDLRYDVNLSILFTELPLLRRPAAAKALGFDAVEFWWPFTQAAPGDKEVTEFARAVNDAGVALAGLNFFAGDMAGGDRGLLSWTGRESEFADSVDIAIGLGDQLGCLCFNALYGNRIEDVSESTQDELALVNLDRAATAAARIGARVVLEPLSGAPRYPLRTVSDALAVVDKAGRDNVFLLADLYHLAVNSEDLDALATEHTPRIGHVQIADVPGRNEPGTGSLDLHGHLAALDGAGYRGFVGLEYKPSGASSESFGWLAHERRGL
- a CDS encoding helix-turn-helix domain-containing protein, whose translation is MELEVEFTSEPFRGEGEPPEHAVRAELAASMAGLTTDFGPLGTAARGEREAVLDALPAIARAALDGGATRLTLRLRREGEPSPAVAHPSVLDRFVAEVEAELGSPLAELDRTGKQRAVRLLDERGAFQLRKSVAAVAESLGVTRFTVYNYLNRD